ATGTCTACGCCTGCCGTATCCTGGTGCCGGGCATGTCGGATATCTACCCGGCAGAAGATCTGTGGCTGGCGAACAACAATATGGGCAGCCATCTGCGCGAAACGATCCTCAGCCTGCCGGGCAGTAACTGGGATAAAGCAGACTACCTGGCGCTGATTGAGCAATTAGACGAAGAAGGCCACGACGATTTTACCCGGGTGCGCGAGCTGCTGGGCCTGGCGACCGGTCCGGATAACGGCTGGTACACCCTGCGCATCGGTGAGCTCAAAGCGATGCTGGCCCTGGCGGGCGGTGATCTGGAGCAGGCGCTAATCTGGACGGAATGGACCATGGAGTTCAACGGCTCGGTCTTCAGCCCGGCGCGGGCCAACTATTACCGCTGCCTGCAAACGCTTCTGCTGCTCAATGAAGAAGAGGAGCGCCAGCCGCTGCAGTATCTGAACGCGTTTGTGCGTATGTATGGTGCCCAGACGGTAGAGGACGCCAGCGCGGCAATCAGCGGTGAAGCGCCGTTCTACGGGCTGCAGCCCGCAGGTGATGACCTGCAGGGCTTCCCGGCGCATCAGGCGCTGCTGGCCGCTTATGAGAAGCTGCAGCGTGCCAAAGCCCGGTGGGCAGCCGCACAGCCGGCCTGATACCACTTTGGTATAGGATAATTCCTGGCTATCCGCTATATTACGGGGCGCAAAATTGCCCCGTCTTTTTTATTCCACGGGTAATAACGTTTTAAATGTAATGGCATGGTTAACCATGGGTAAATAAAATAACAAACCCGGGCCGTGTTGCTACCTTTACTCATTATTATTCAATATTTTTTCACTATTTCAGGAGGGAGCACCGGCTATCTTCAACATATATAATAATTTTTAAAATTTATTTTTATCAGGATAATCAAAAACTTACTCCGAAAATCAGCAATAACCCTGCGTTTTTCGGGCCCGTTAGCTAGGTGACATATGATCTGCATCAAATTTTACTCTATAATGCTTTGTTAGTATCTGGTCGCCGAATTAATAAAGAGAGAGTTAGTGTGAAAGCTGACAACCCTTTTGATCTATTGCTTCCTCCTGCGATGGCGAAAGTCGCCGAAGAAGCTGGTGTCTATAAAGCAACAAAACAACCGTTAACGACATTTTATTTGGCAATCACCGCTGGCGTATTTATTTCTATCGCCTTCGTTTTTTACATCACCGCAACCACCGGCGCCGCGGCTATGCCCTTCGGTATCACGAAGCTGATTGGTGGTCTATGCTTCTCACTGGGCTTGATCCTGTGTGTTATCTGCGGTGCTGATCTGTTTACTTCAACCGTTTTGATAGTCGTAGCAAAAGCCAGTGGCAGAATCACCTGGGGACAGCTGGCGCGTAACTGGGTTAACGTTTATGTTGGCAACCTGGTCGGGGCCCTGCTCTTTGTGGCGCTGATTTGGCTATCCGGCCAGCATATGACAGCAAATGGTGCCTGGGGTCTGAATGTGCTGCAGACCGCGGATCATAAAGTGCATCATACGTTTGTTGAGGCGGTCTGCCTTGGCATTCTGGCGAACCTGATGGTCTGCCTGGCGGTGTGGATGAGTTACTCCGGCCGCAGCCTGATGGACAAAATGTTCGCCATGATTCTGCCGGTAGCGATGTTCGTTGCCAGCGGTTTTGAGCACAGTATCGCAAACATGTTCATGATCCCAATGGGTATCGTGATCCGTGATTTCGCAACGCCGGAGTTCTGGACAGCAATTGGGTCCACCCCGGAGAATTTTTCACACCTGACTGTAGCGAATTTCATTACTGATAACCTGATTCCGGTAACTATCGGGAACATTATTGGTGGCGGTTTGTTAGTTGGGTTGACTTACTGGGTAATTTACCTGCGCGGCGGCGATAAACACTGAGTTTTCGTCACCGGGTAGTAAATAAGATATCCACACTAGAAGGTAGGTGTTAAATGTCCGAGCTTAATGAAATGTTTGCTAAAGCCTGGGAAGGTTTTACTGCGGGTGACTGGCAGAATGGGGTCAACCTGCGTGACTTCATCCAGAAAAACTACACTCCTTATGAAGGTGACGAGTCCTTCCTGGCAGGTGCAACTGATGCAACTACCAAACTGTGGGCAAAAGTCATGGAAGGCATCAAAATCGAAAACAGCACTCACGCGCCTGTTGATTTTGATACCTCTGTAATCAGCACCATCATTTCTCACGATGCTGGTTATATCAACAAGGATCTGGAAAAAGTTGTTGGTCTGCAGACTGAAGCTCCGCTGAAACGTGGTCTGATCGCGTTCGGTGGTATCAAAATGGTTGAAAACTCCTGCAAGGCTTACAACCGTACTCTGGACCCAGAAGTTAAAAAAATCTTTACTGAATACCGCAAAACTCACAACCAGGGCGTGTTCGATGTGTACACTCCGGACATCCTGCGTTGCCGTAAAGCCGGTATCCTGACCGGTCTGCCGGATGCTTACGGCCGTGGCCGTATCATCGGTGACTACCGTCGTATCGCCGTATACGGCATCGACTACCTGATGAAAGACAAATTCGCTCAGTTCACTTCCCTGCAGTCCAAACTGGAAAGCGGTAAAGATCTGGAAGCGGTTATTCGTCAGCGTGAAGAAATCGCCGACCAGCATCGCGCTCTGGGTCAGATCAAAGAAATGGCTGCTAAATACGGCTGCGATATCTCTGGTCCGGCTACCAACGCTCAGGAAGCTGCTCAGTGGACTTACTTCGGTTACCTGGCTGCCGTTAAATCTCAGAACGGTGCTGCAATGTCCTTCGGTCGTGTATCCAGCTTCCTGGATATCTACATCGAACGTGACCTGAAAGCCGGTAAACTGACTGAAGAACAGGCTCAGGAAATCGTTGACCACCTGATCATGAAACTGCGTATGGTTCGCTTCCTGCGTACCCCGGAATATGATGAACTGTTCTCCGGCGACCCGATCTGGGCAACTGAATCCGTTGGGGGTATGGGCCTGGATGGTCGTACTCTGGTTACCAAAAACAGCTTCCGTTTCCTGAACAGCCTGTACACCATGGGCCCGTCTCCGGAACCGAACATGACCATTCTGTGGTCTGAAAAACTGCCGCTGAATTTCAAAAAATTCGCTGCAAAAGTATCTATCGATACTTCTTCTATCCAGTACGAAAACGACGACCTGATGCGTCCGGACTTCGACAACGATGACTATGCCATCGCTTGCTGCGTAAGCCCGATGGTTGTTGGTAAGCAAATGCAGTTCTTCGGTGCCCGTGCAAACCTGGCGAAAACCATGCTGTACGCAATCAACGGCGGCGTGGACGAAAAACTGAAAATGCAGGTTGGTCCTAAATCTGAGCCGATGAAAGACGAGGTTCTGGATTACGACAAAGTCATGGATCGTATGGATCACTTCATGGACTGGCTGGCTACTCAGTATGTCACCGCCCTGAACATCATCCACTACATGCACGACAAATACAGCTACGAAGCCTCTCTGATGGCACTGCACGACCGTGACATCGTTCGTACCATGGCTTGCGGTATCGCTGGTCTGTCCGTTGCGGCTGACTCCCTGTCTGCTATCAAATATGCGAAAGTTAAACCGATTCGTGACGAAGACGGTCTGGCTATCGACTTCGAAATCGAAGGCGAATACCCGCAGTTCGGTAACAACGACGCTCGCGTTGATGACATGGCTGTTGACCTGGTTGAACGTTTCATGAAGAAAATTCAGAAACTGACTACCTACCGCAACGCTATCCCGACTCAGTCCATTCTGACCATCACTTCTAACGTTGTGTATGGTAAGAAAACTGGTAACACTCCGGATGGTCGTCGCGCTGGTGCGCCGTTCGGTCCTGGTGCTAACCCGATGCACGGCCGTGACCAGAAAGGTGCTGTTGCCTCTCTGACCTCCGTTGCTAAACTGCCGTTTGCTTACGCTAAAGATGGTATTTCTTACACCTTCTCTATCGTTCCTAACGCTCTGGGTAAAGACGACGAAGTTCGTAAAGCTAACCTGGCTGGTCTGATGGATGGTTACTTCCACCACGAACAGTCCATCGAAGGCGGTCAGCACCTGAACGTTAACGTGATGAACCGTGAAATGCTGCTCGACGCGATGGAAAACCCGGAAAAATATCCGCAGCTGACCATCCGTGTATCTGGCTACGCAGTACGCTTTAACTCCCTGACTAAAGAACAGCAGCAGGACGTTATCACTCGTACTTTCACTCAGTCCATCTAATGTGGTTTTGACTGAAAAAACGTTTGAATAAGCGTAAAATGAAGGCTCCACGAAAGTGGGGCCTTTCTTATACCCATCGCCCTGCTTTCTCTCCGGAGCCGGTTTTGCCAGACATCTGTTAAACGACAGTTTTCTGCCAAAACAGACTCGGCGCGACAATCAGACTCGCGTCCACCCACCCCTCTACTGAGGGGATAAATGGAGATAACACCGCAATGTCAGCAATTGGTCGTATTCACTCCTTCGAATCCTGCGGTACTGTGGATGGCCCCGGTATCCGCTTTATTACCTTCTTCCAGGGCTGCCTGATGCGCTGCATGTACTGCCATAACCGGGATACCTGGGATACCCATGGCGGTAAAGAAATCACCGTAGAAGAGCTAATGAAAGATGTGGTCACCTATCGCCACTTTATGAATGCTTCCGGCGGCGGCGTTACCGCATCCGGTGGTGAAGCCATTCTGCAGGCTGAATTTGTCCGCGACTGGTTCCGGGCCTGCAAAAAAGAGGGGATCCACACCTGCCTGGACACTAACGGTTTTGTGCGCCGTTATGATCCGGTGATCGACGAGCTGCTGGAGGTGACCGATCTGGTCATGCTTGACCTCAAGCAGATGAACGACGAGATCCACCAGAATCTGGTGGGGGTCTCCAACCAGCGGACCCTGGAGTTCGCCAAATACATTTCCGCCAAAGGCATCAAAACCTGGATCCGTTATGTGGTTGTGCCGGGCTGGTCAGACGATGACGACTCCGCCCACCGCCTCGGTGAGTTTACCCGGGATATGGGGAATGTTGAGAAGATAGAGCTGCTGCCCTACCACGAGCTGGGCAAACACAAATGGACCGCCATGGGTGAAGAGTACAAACTCGACGGGATCAAACCGCCGAAGAAAGAGACCATGGAGCGCGTGAAAGGTATTCTGGAGCAGTACGGCCACAAGGTGATGTACTAACCCCTCCACAAGCATTGCGCCTGCTGAGCAGGCCGCAATGCCTGTGCCAGAGCCGTTATCAGCTACACTGGCAAATCAGCCTCTCAGCGTAAACCCTTTACCATCCCCCGGGCCTGACTAAACAGCGCATCATAATGCTGCTGCCGGTTATCAATGCCCTCCTCCACACCAATGGTGTTGTACAAAAATGTGACCGCTGAATCCTCAACGCCAATATAGCGAACCATGGTATTCAGATAGTGACTGAGGTTTTCCTCCCAGCCGTTGGCAGCAAACTTATCACCACTACCGCCCACCAGCGCTACCCAGCGGATCCTGCTGACCGGGATTTTACGCCCGCCGCCATAGGCCAGACCGTAATTCAGAACCCGGTCTATCCAGCCTTTGATCATGGCCGGGAAGCTGTACCACCACACCGGAAACACGACCACCAGTGTGTCTTTATCCTGCAATTCACCAAATAACTGCTGCACTTGCTCACTGTAGTGTTTATCCGGGTTTTTCCAGTCCGGTTCATCGGCTGTCTCCAGCACCGGGTTAAAGCCACGCCGGTACAAGTCCAGTGTAGTGCTGCGCATACCCTGAGCGGCGGCCTCCCCCTGGATCTCTTCAACAACCCGGGCGGTCAGTGAATCCGTACGCGGATGAGCCCAGACAATATAAATATTTTCAGATTTCATTACAGATCCTCTCAACTGTTGACCCCGCCACTTTACGCAGCGCCTATACTCCTGTAAATGTACATATTTAAGATGCATTAGTGAGAGAATTTCATTAATGAGTATAAACCTTTCCGACTTCAGTACCTTTTTTGCCGTAGCGCGCCATAAGAGCTTCCGGGCAGCCGGCGACGAGCTGGGGCTTTCCTCCTCCGCCATCAGCCACGCCATTAAACAGCTGGAACAGCGCCTGCAACTGCGCCTGTTTAACCGCACAACCCG
This Shimwellia blattae DSM 4481 = NBRC 105725 DNA region includes the following protein-coding sequences:
- the focA gene encoding formate transporter FocA yields the protein MKADNPFDLLLPPAMAKVAEEAGVYKATKQPLTTFYLAITAGVFISIAFVFYITATTGAAAMPFGITKLIGGLCFSLGLILCVICGADLFTSTVLIVVAKASGRITWGQLARNWVNVYVGNLVGALLFVALIWLSGQHMTANGAWGLNVLQTADHKVHHTFVEAVCLGILANLMVCLAVWMSYSGRSLMDKMFAMILPVAMFVASGFEHSIANMFMIPMGIVIRDFATPEFWTAIGSTPENFSHLTVANFITDNLIPVTIGNIIGGGLLVGLTYWVIYLRGGDKH
- a CDS encoding NAD(P)H oxidoreductase, translated to MKSENIYIVWAHPRTDSLTARVVEEIQGEAAAQGMRSTTLDLYRRGFNPVLETADEPDWKNPDKHYSEQVQQLFGELQDKDTLVVVFPVWWYSFPAMIKGWIDRVLNYGLAYGGGRKIPVSRIRWVALVGGSGDKFAANGWEENLSHYLNTMVRYIGVEDSAVTFLYNTIGVEEGIDNRQQHYDALFSQARGMVKGLR
- the pflA gene encoding pyruvate formate lyase 1-activating protein, whose translation is MSAIGRIHSFESCGTVDGPGIRFITFFQGCLMRCMYCHNRDTWDTHGGKEITVEELMKDVVTYRHFMNASGGGVTASGGEAILQAEFVRDWFRACKKEGIHTCLDTNGFVRRYDPVIDELLEVTDLVMLDLKQMNDEIHQNLVGVSNQRTLEFAKYISAKGIKTWIRYVVVPGWSDDDDSAHRLGEFTRDMGNVEKIELLPYHELGKHKWTAMGEEYKLDGIKPPKKETMERVKGILEQYGHKVMY
- the pflB gene encoding formate C-acetyltransferase; this translates as MSELNEMFAKAWEGFTAGDWQNGVNLRDFIQKNYTPYEGDESFLAGATDATTKLWAKVMEGIKIENSTHAPVDFDTSVISTIISHDAGYINKDLEKVVGLQTEAPLKRGLIAFGGIKMVENSCKAYNRTLDPEVKKIFTEYRKTHNQGVFDVYTPDILRCRKAGILTGLPDAYGRGRIIGDYRRIAVYGIDYLMKDKFAQFTSLQSKLESGKDLEAVIRQREEIADQHRALGQIKEMAAKYGCDISGPATNAQEAAQWTYFGYLAAVKSQNGAAMSFGRVSSFLDIYIERDLKAGKLTEEQAQEIVDHLIMKLRMVRFLRTPEYDELFSGDPIWATESVGGMGLDGRTLVTKNSFRFLNSLYTMGPSPEPNMTILWSEKLPLNFKKFAAKVSIDTSSIQYENDDLMRPDFDNDDYAIACCVSPMVVGKQMQFFGARANLAKTMLYAINGGVDEKLKMQVGPKSEPMKDEVLDYDKVMDRMDHFMDWLATQYVTALNIIHYMHDKYSYEASLMALHDRDIVRTMACGIAGLSVAADSLSAIKYAKVKPIRDEDGLAIDFEIEGEYPQFGNNDARVDDMAVDLVERFMKKIQKLTTYRNAIPTQSILTITSNVVYGKKTGNTPDGRRAGAPFGPGANPMHGRDQKGAVASLTSVAKLPFAYAKDGISYTFSIVPNALGKDDEVRKANLAGLMDGYFHHEQSIEGGQHLNVNVMNREMLLDAMENPEKYPQLTIRVSGYAVRFNSLTKEQQQDVITRTFTQSI